The genomic region CGTACTGCGCGGAACCCGTGTACGGCTGGGACATCGGCACCCCGCGCAGCAGGGCCGGGTCGGGCTCGGCCAGGCCGAGCGCCCAGAAGCCGCCGTCGGTGGCGGGGCCGAACCAGGCGTCGTACGCGTCCCAGGCGAGGGCGGGCGCGAGGAGGGCGGGGGACACCTGGGGCGTGTCCATGCCGAGGAGGAGTGCCGGGCCCGTACACGAGGCGAAGGCGGCGGCGAGCCGCTCGTCCAGGCCGCCCGCGCACTGCGGCAGTACCTCGAAGCCCGGCGGGAGCCACGGGCCGGGCCGCCCGTCCAGTACGAGTACGCGCCGCGCGGCGGGTACCGCGGCCACGGCGGACAGGGTGTCGGCCAGGGCGGCCGCCGCCAGCGCTGCCGCCTGGCGCGGTGTGAACGGCGGGGTCAACCGGGTCTTGACCCGGCCCGGAACGGGCTCCTTGGCGATGACGAGCAAGGTGGTCGAGGGCGCGGTCGTGGATGTGGATGTGGTCGTGGGAGGGGTCACCGGACACCGTCCGCGGCCGGCTTGCGAGGGGCTTCCGCCAGTACGCGCCGCATGTCGTGCACGGCCTGCCAGGTGCCCCGCCAGGTGCCGGTCACCTTGGACTTCCCGGACCGGGGGAGGTACGGGACGTCCACTTCGCGCACCCGCCAGCCCGCGTCGGCGGCCCGGACGACCATCTGGAGCGGATATCCGCTGCGCCGGTCGGTCAGGTCGAGCCCGAGCAGGGCCTCGCGGCGGGCGGCCCGCATCGGCCCGAGGTCCCGCAGGCGCAGTCCGGTGCGCCGGCGCAGCATGTGGGACAGGGCGAGGTTTCCGGCCCGGGCGTGCGCGGGCCAGGCGCCCCGCCCCTGGGGGCGGCGCCGCCCGAGGACCAGATCCGCCTCACCGTCCGACACCGCCCGGACGAAACCGGCGAGGAGGCCGGGGTCGAGCGAGGCGTCGCAGTCGCAGAAGCAGACCACGTCGGCCTCGGCGGCCAGCAGCCCGGCGTGGCAGGCGGCGCCGAAGCCGCGGCGGGTCTCCTCGACCACGGTCGCGCCGAGCTCGCGGGCGAGGGCGGCGGAGCCGTCGGTGGATCCGTTGTCCACGACGAGCGGCCGCCAGCCGGACGGGATGCGGGCGAGGACCCAGGGCAGGGCCTCGGCCTCGTTCAGACAGGGGAGTACAACATCTACGGTCACGTGACTCACCGTAGGAATCCGCGCGGCACAAAAGGGCTTTCCACTCCTTACGAAACGCGGACGTCACCCTCACCGGCCCTCTGGCTCCGCTGCCGGCGCCGGGCTGATGCGACCCTGGACCCATGAGCCATACCGAACCGTGCCCCCATGTCCTGGTGGTCGAAGACGACCCGACGGTCGCGGAAGTCGTCTCCGGCTACCTCGCACGGGCCGGCTGCACCGTCGAGCACGCACCCGACGGCCCCGACGCCCTGCGCCGTGCCGCCGCCCGGTGGCCGGACCTGGTGCTCCTCGACCTGATGCTGCCCGGTCTCGACGGCCTGGAGGTGTGCCGGCGGCTGCGGGCGACAGCTCCGGTTCCCGTGATCATGCTGACGGCGCTCGGCGACGAGGACGACCGGATCGCGGGCCTGGAGCTCGGGGCCGACGACTACGTCACCAAACCCTTCAGCCCGAGGGAACTCGTCCTGCGGGTCGAATCCGTCCTGCGCCGCAGCCTCGGCAGCCGGCGGCAGGACCCCGCCCCGTCCCGGCAGGTCCTCCGGGCGGGCGACGTGGTGCTCGACCCCGCGACCCGGCGCGCGGCCAAGCAGGGGCGCGAACTGGCTTTGACGCTCAGGGAGTTCGACCTCCTCGCCCACTTCCTGTCGCACCCTGGACGGGCACACGGACGCGAGGAACTGATGCGCGAGGTGTGGGGCTGGGACTTCGGCGACCTGTCCACGGTCACCGTTCACGTGCGCCGACTCCGGGCGAAGATCGAGGACGACCCCGCCCAGCCCCGGCTGATCCAGACCGTATGGGGCGTCGGATACCGCTTCGAGACCGGGGAAAAGGAGACCGTGTCGTGAAGGACGTCCTGCTCATCGCCCTCTTCGCGCTCGGCGGCGCGGGCGGCGCGGGGCTCGTCGGTGCGCTCGCCCTGCGCCTGGTCCGCCACCGTTCGGTCGCGGTGTCCCTCTTCGTGGTCGCCGCGGTCACGGTCACCGCGATGCTGGCCGGCACGCTGGCCGTCGCCGAGGCGATGTTCCTGTCCCGGCACGACCTGTGGGTGGTCACCGTGGTCGTGGCCGTGGCTGCCGTCGTCGCACTGGCCACCGCCATGCTGCTCGGCCGCTGGGTCGTCGCCCGCAGCCGCGAACTGGCCGTCGCCGCCCGCGACTTCGGTGACGGTGGCCGGTTCGCGGCCCCCCGGACCGGAGCCACCGCCGAACTGGCCGCGCTCTCCCGGGAACTGGCCGCGACCAGCGCCAAGCTCGACGCGTCCCGGAAGCGGGAGCAGGCCCTGGAGGCCTCACGGCGCGAGCTCGTCGCCTGGATCTCGCACGACCTCCGGACCCCGCTCGCCGGACTGCGGGCGATGGCCGAGGCCCTGGAGGACGGCGTGGCCGCCGACCCCGCCCGCTACCACCGGCAGATCCGCACGGAGGTCGACCGGCTCAACTCCATGGTCACCGACCTCTTCGAACTCTCCCGCATCCACGCCGGAGCGCTCAGCCTCAACCCCAGCCGGATCTCGCTCTACGACCTCGTGGACGACGCCCTCTCCGGGGCCGATCCGCTCGCCCGGGAACACGGCGTGCGGCTGGTGGGGGAAGGGGTGGCCGCCGTACCGGTTGACGTCGACGGCAAGGAGATGGCCCGGGTCATCGCCAACCTCCTGGTCAACGCAATCCGCCACACGCCGGCCGACGGCACCGTCGCCGTCACGGCGGAGGGCCGGGCGGACGGGGTCGTCCTGTCCGTGACCGACGGCTGCGGCGGCATTCCGGAGGAGGATCTCGCGCGGGTCTTCGACACCGGCTGGCGCGGCAGCGAGGCCCGTACACCGCCCGCCGGGGCGGGACTGGGTCTGGCGATCGTCCGCGGCATCGTCGAGGCGCACGCCGGCCGGACCCACGTACGCAACGTCCCGGGCGGCTGCCGCTTCGAGGTCACCCTCCCGGTGGCGGCACCCGCCTGAGCTGTTCCGCCCGACCGGCTCCGACGCCGCCGGAGCCGGTCACGAGGCTCGCCTCCGGGGCGAAGGGCGAAGGGCGAGGGGCGAGCGGCGAGGGGCGTCAGCGGACGGCGCCCGCCGAGGCGCGCTGCCCGGCCAGAGCGAACTCGGTCATCCCCTCCGCGAAGCCGACCGCCGGGCGCCACCCCAGCTCACGGCGCAGCCGGCCGGAGTCTGCCGTGATGTGCCGGACGTCGCCGAGGCGGAACTCGCCCGTGACGACGGGAGCGGGCCCCCCGTGCGCCGAGGCCAGCGCCGCTGCCATCTCCCCGACCGTGTGCGGTTCCCCGCTTCCCGTGTTGTACGCGGTCAGGGTGCCCGCGGGCCCTGCACCGGCGGCCTCCAAGGCCACCACGTTCGCCGCGGCCACGTCCCCGACATGGACGAAGTCCCGCCGCTGCGCGCCGTCCTCGAAGACCTGCGGAGCCTCGCCCCGGGCCAGCGAGGAGCGGAAGAACGACGCGACCCCGGCGTACGGGGTGTCGCGCGGCATGCCCGGCCCGTACACGTTGTGGTACCGCAGGGCCACCGCCCGGCCGTCCACGCACCGGGCCCAGGCCGCGGCCAGGTGCTCCTGCGCGAGCTTCGTCGTGGCGTACACGTTGCGCGGATCCGCCGGCGCGTCCTCGCCGACCAGGCCCGGTGCGAGCTCGGCTCCGCAGCTGGGGCAGCGGGGTTCGAACCGGCCGGCCGTCAGATCCGCCGCTTGCCTGGGCCCGGGCCGCACCACCCCGTGGCGCGGGCACTCGTACCGGCCCTCCCCGTACACCACCATCGACCCGGCCAGGACGAGCTGGTGGACTCCGGCCGCGGCCATCTCCGCCAGCAGCACCGCCGTCCCGAGGTCGTTGGCGCCGACGTAGGCCGGGGCGTCCGCGAAGTCCTTGCCGAGCCCGACCATGGCCGCCTGGTGGCACACGGCGTCCACCCCGCGCAGCGCGGCCCGCACGGCGTCCGCGTCCCGTACGTCCGCCCGGAGGAACTCGGCGTCCGGCAGGGGCGGTTTCTCGGGATGGGCGGCGGGCAGCAGGGCATCGAGGACGAGGGGGTCGTGCCCCCGGCCCTTCAGGGCGGTGACGATGTGGGAGCCGATGAACCCGGCTCCTCCTGTGACGAGTACGCGCATGCCGCGGACGTTACGCAGTCCGCGTCGACCGAGGGGTCTCCCACGCGGCCCGTAAGACTTCCGTCATGCGGTCGCGCCGGAGGTCACTTGGTCGGGAGCGTGCGGGCGAATTCCGTCGCCGCCGTGATCCAGTGGCGCAGGACCTCGTCCTCTGCCAGAGCCGGTCCGCCGACCGTCACCCAGCCCCGCATCGGACGGCCGGTGAAATCCATGGGGCGGGCCTCCGGCCGGGCGAGGGCCTGGGCGGTGCGGTCCGGACCCACGCGGGCGATGAGCTCGTCACCGACCACCCCCACCGTCATGTTTCCGTGCAGCAGGAAGGCGAGGCCGCCGAACATCCGCTTCTCGGTGAGTGCCGCAGGCCCCTCGCCCAGCTGTTCCCGGATCCGCTGGGCGAGTCCCTCGTCGAACGTCATGGACCCACTCTTCTACGCCGCGCGGTCGCACGCGCGCCGCAGGCCCTCGTCCGTGTGCGGCCGGCTTCAGGCCGAGGTCAGAGCCGCCGCGCCGAAGGAGACGTCGAAGCGGTCGCACCAGATGGTGACGCTGGTGTAGTCGGCCAGGTTCACATCGGCCGGGATCTCGTAGTTCTGGTCGCCCTTGTTGCCCTTGAGCTTGCCCAGGCTCACGTACTTGCCGTCGTCGAACACCCGCCAGCCGGCCGTGCCCTCCTTCACCGGCGCATCGGTCAGCCATACCCGTAGGTCGGGACCATTGCTGGTGTCGAGGTTCTCCAGGCGCAGAGTGCGGGAGCCGTCGGGCAGCCGGATCAGTTTCACCGTCCCGGTGGTGGCGTGCTCGTGGCTGATCAGGGTGCCCTCGGCGATGACCTGCGGGCCGGACGGTGCCGGTCCGGAGGATCGCGGCGCCGCGGTGGCGGTGGCGGTCGGCAAGGTCTCCTTGACCGTCTGGTCCTGCCACAGCTTCCACGGCTGGAACCAGTAGAGCCCGGCGCCGAGCACCACCACCGCGATCAGTGCCCCGGCCCGTATCCGTCCCCGCCGCTTCGCCTGTGTCGCTGTCACCGTCATAGCCTCTTCCTCGCCGGTCTGTCCGTATACCACCTGCATTCAATGCGGCGAGGGATCCGGGCACCATATCCGCCCTGGTGACGAAGTTCTTACGGCTGCGGTCCGGACCGCAGCCGTCAGCGTTCCGACAGCTCCGACGGGGCCTCCTGGACCACCCAGCCGTTGCCGTCCGGGTCCTGGAAGGACATGAACGAGTTCCAGGTCCCGCCCTTGCCGTCCATCCAGCCCGACGCGCCGACGTGGCGGACCGGGGAGACGTCCACGCCCCGCTCGACCAGCTCCGCGCGTGCCGCCTCGATGTCCGTGACACAGAGTTGAAGGCCTTGCAGCGCGCCCGGCGCCATCGCTTTCGTACCGGGCGCCGGGGGCAACCCGCGTTCCATCGCGATCGAACACCGCGAGCCGGGCGGAGTCATCTGGATGACGCGCACACCGGGGGAGACCTCGGCGTCGACGTCCACCGTGAAGCCGAGCCAGCCGGCATAGAACTCCTTCGCCCGGTCCAGGTCGGTGACGGGGACCAGCACGACTTCGAGCGTCCACTTCATGGAAAGCCTCCTCAGAAACGCCGGGGGACCACCGTCGCGCACGACGGGCGCCGCCGCCCCCATCGAAACGCCCCCTTCGGGCCGCTGATCGGACGCCCGGCCGACGGGGCGACCGACGCGGACGACAGTGGCCGTGAGGAGTTGGGGCCGGATGGAGCAGGCGGAGGGCGGTGGTGCCGGTGCGACCGGATGCTGGTCCCGGAACCCGGCGTCCGGCGTCCGGTCAGGTCCGGCCGCCCGGACCGCTCCTGAGGGGGTATCAACGTGCCCGTACAGCACCCCGAACGCTCCGTCGCCGCCCCCGCCCGGCCGCCGGCCCCATTCCGGGTCGGAGCCCGGCGGGCGGCCATCGCCGTCGTGGCCGCGGCCACGACGGCCGGGGTTCTTGTCCGTCAGCAGCCAGGTGACGGGTGACCCGGCGCTGCTGGCCCGTCTGCGGTCGGCCGAGGAGCAGGCCGCGCTCAGTCGACCTGCAGTTCGCCCATCCGGCTCCAGCCGGTGGCGCCCTCGATGGTGGTGCTGACGATGTCGGGCGTACGGGTGACCAGGGGGCGCATGGTTTCCAGGGCGGTGCGGAAGTGCTCAGAGGTGACGTGCGCCTCCGCCGCCCCGTCCTGGAACGCCTCGACCAGGACGTAGGTGTCGGGCTCCTCCAGGCTGCGCGACCACTCGAACCACAGATTGCCGGGCTCGGCGCGGGTGGCGCGGGTGAACTCCGCGACCTTGTCGGGCCACTGCTCCACGTATTCGGGCTTGACGGCGAATTTCACCACGATGAAGATCATTCGAGCAGTGTAGGCATGAATGGTGTGGCTTGCGTCGTGGCGGCGGCTGTCCCATAGTCCAAGGTATGGACGCGCGCGAGATGGCGCTGCGACAGGCGTACGGCCATGCCGTGCGCTGGCTGGCGAGCCTGTCCGACCGCAGGGTTCCCGCCCGCGCTTCGGTCGAGGAGATCGTGCGTGAGCTCGGCGGCGAACTGCCCGACGGTCCCAGCGCACCCCCCGATGTCGTCGACCTGCTGGCCACGGCCTGTGAGCCGGGGCTCACCGCGTTTCCCAGCGGCCGCTTCTACGGATTCGTGGTCGGCGGCACCGAACCCGCCGCGCTGGCCGCGGACTGGCTGGTCAGCGCCTGGGACCAGAACTGCGTGATGCGCGCCGCCTCGCCCGCGTACGCGGCGGCGGAAGAGGTCGCCGGCGCGTGGTTGCTCGATCTGCTCGACCTGCCGGGCGACAGCGCCGTCGGCTTCGCCACGGGTGCCACGATGGCGAACTTCACCTGCCTCGCCGCCGGACGCGACGCGGCGCTGCGACGCACCGGCTGGAACGTCGCCCGCGACGGACTGGCACGTGGGCCGGACGTACACGTCATCGCCGGCGAGGACCGCCACATGGCCGTCGACCTGGCGCTGCGCTACCTGGGGCTCGGCGAGCCCGAACTGGTGCAAGCGGACGATCAAGGACGCGTCGAGCCCGAGGCCCTGCGCCGCGCCCTGGCCGCCGGCGGGCAGCGCCCCACGATCGTGATCCTCCAGGCCGGAGACATCCACTCCGGAGCCTTCGATCCCTTCGCCGAGGCGATCAGGGCGGCCCGCGAGGCGGACGCGTGGGTGCACATCGACGGCGCCTTCGGTCTGTGGGCGGCCGCTTCCCCGACGTACGCGCACCTGACGGCGGGCTGCCGAGACGCCGACTCCTGGGCGACGGACGCCCACA from Streptomyces sp. NBC_00190 harbors:
- a CDS encoding response regulator transcription factor, yielding MSHTEPCPHVLVVEDDPTVAEVVSGYLARAGCTVEHAPDGPDALRRAAARWPDLVLLDLMLPGLDGLEVCRRLRATAPVPVIMLTALGDEDDRIAGLELGADDYVTKPFSPRELVLRVESVLRRSLGSRRQDPAPSRQVLRAGDVVLDPATRRAAKQGRELALTLREFDLLAHFLSHPGRAHGREELMREVWGWDFGDLSTVTVHVRRLRAKIEDDPAQPRLIQTVWGVGYRFETGEKETVS
- a CDS encoding putative quinol monooxygenase, encoding MIFIVVKFAVKPEYVEQWPDKVAEFTRATRAEPGNLWFEWSRSLEEPDTYVLVEAFQDGAAEAHVTSEHFRTALETMRPLVTRTPDIVSTTIEGATGWSRMGELQVD
- a CDS encoding glycosyltransferase family 2 protein — protein: MTVDVVLPCLNEAEALPWVLARIPSGWRPLVVDNGSTDGSAALARELGATVVEETRRGFGAACHAGLLAAEADVVCFCDCDASLDPGLLAGFVRAVSDGEADLVLGRRRPQGRGAWPAHARAGNLALSHMLRRRTGLRLRDLGPMRAARREALLGLDLTDRRSGYPLQMVVRAADAGWRVREVDVPYLPRSGKSKVTGTWRGTWQAVHDMRRVLAEAPRKPAADGVR
- a CDS encoding TIGR04282 family arsenosugar biosynthesis glycosyltransferase: MTPPTTTSTSTTAPSTTLLVIAKEPVPGRVKTRLTPPFTPRQAAALAAAALADTLSAVAAVPAARRVLVLDGRPGPWLPPGFEVLPQCAGGLDERLAAAFASCTGPALLLGMDTPQVSPALLAPALAWDAYDAWFGPATDGGFWALGLAEPDPALLRGVPMSQPYTGSAQYERLRAAGLRIGHLPELCDVDTAEDALRVAAEAPAGRFATLHAELASTIEVRS
- a CDS encoding DM13 domain-containing protein codes for the protein MTVTATQAKRRGRIRAGALIAVVVLGAGLYWFQPWKLWQDQTVKETLPTATATAAPRSSGPAPSGPQVIAEGTLISHEHATTGTVKLIRLPDGSRTLRLENLDTSNGPDLRVWLTDAPVKEGTAGWRVFDDGKYVSLGKLKGNKGDQNYEIPADVNLADYTSVTIWCDRFDVSFGAAALTSA
- a CDS encoding NAD-dependent epimerase/dehydratase family protein; the encoded protein is MRVLVTGGAGFIGSHIVTALKGRGHDPLVLDALLPAAHPEKPPLPDAEFLRADVRDADAVRAALRGVDAVCHQAAMVGLGKDFADAPAYVGANDLGTAVLLAEMAAAGVHQLVLAGSMVVYGEGRYECPRHGVVRPGPRQAADLTAGRFEPRCPSCGAELAPGLVGEDAPADPRNVYATTKLAQEHLAAAWARCVDGRAVALRYHNVYGPGMPRDTPYAGVASFFRSSLARGEAPQVFEDGAQRRDFVHVGDVAAANVVALEAAGAGPAGTLTAYNTGSGEPHTVGEMAAALASAHGGPAPVVTGEFRLGDVRHITADSGRLRRELGWRPAVGFAEGMTEFALAGQRASAGAVR
- a CDS encoding VOC family protein, producing the protein MKWTLEVVLVPVTDLDRAKEFYAGWLGFTVDVDAEVSPGVRVIQMTPPGSRCSIAMERGLPPAPGTKAMAPGALQGLQLCVTDIEAARAELVERGVDVSPVRHVGASGWMDGKGGTWNSFMSFQDPDGNGWVVQEAPSELSER
- a CDS encoding TfoX/Sxy family protein — protein: MTFDEGLAQRIREQLGEGPAALTEKRMFGGLAFLLHGNMTVGVVGDELIARVGPDRTAQALARPEARPMDFTGRPMRGWVTVGGPALAEDEVLRHWITAATEFARTLPTK
- a CDS encoding sensor histidine kinase, which gives rise to MKDVLLIALFALGGAGGAGLVGALALRLVRHRSVAVSLFVVAAVTVTAMLAGTLAVAEAMFLSRHDLWVVTVVVAVAAVVALATAMLLGRWVVARSRELAVAARDFGDGGRFAAPRTGATAELAALSRELAATSAKLDASRKREQALEASRRELVAWISHDLRTPLAGLRAMAEALEDGVAADPARYHRQIRTEVDRLNSMVTDLFELSRIHAGALSLNPSRISLYDLVDDALSGADPLAREHGVRLVGEGVAAVPVDVDGKEMARVIANLLVNAIRHTPADGTVAVTAEGRADGVVLSVTDGCGGIPEEDLARVFDTGWRGSEARTPPAGAGLGLAIVRGIVEAHAGRTHVRNVPGGCRFEVTLPVAAPA
- a CDS encoding pyridoxal phosphate-dependent decarboxylase family protein, with amino-acid sequence MDAREMALRQAYGHAVRWLASLSDRRVPARASVEEIVRELGGELPDGPSAPPDVVDLLATACEPGLTAFPSGRFYGFVVGGTEPAALAADWLVSAWDQNCVMRAASPAYAAAEEVAGAWLLDLLDLPGDSAVGFATGATMANFTCLAAGRDAALRRTGWNVARDGLARGPDVHVIAGEDRHMAVDLALRYLGLGEPELVQADDQGRVEPEALRRALAAGGQRPTIVILQAGDIHSGAFDPFAEAIRAAREADAWVHIDGAFGLWAAASPTYAHLTAGCRDADSWATDAHKTLNVPYDCGLAIVRDPSALRAAMGQRGDYLIQHEHGDPVDKVPELSRRGRAFTVWAALRSLGRSGVADLVDRLCRHASAFATGIAGIDGATVLNDVVFTQVCAEFGNDERTERVLARLLDDGTAWISGSTWHGRRVMRISVSNWSTTDDDVARALDAIRRASLRA